The following proteins are encoded in a genomic region of Musa acuminata AAA Group cultivar baxijiao chromosome BXJ2-11, Cavendish_Baxijiao_AAA, whole genome shotgun sequence:
- the LOC135626261 gene encoding probable protein phosphatase 2C 3, whose product MAGGDGERRRRHSSGAMVPLALLIGEEARMEKMERPRIRYGCAAQSKKGEDYFLIRTDCCRVLGDPSSSFSVFAVLDGHNGNAAAIYTRDNLLNHVMGAIPHGLGREDWLQALPRALVAGFVKTDKEFQRKGQTSGTTVTFVIIDGWTITVASVGDSRCILDAQGGVISALTVDHRLEENVEERERVTASGGEVGRLSIVGGAEIGPLRCWPGGLCLSRSIGDMDVGEFIVPVPYVKQIKLLKAGGRLIIASDGIWDALTSDMAANSCRGLPAELAARQVVKEALRTRGLKDDTTCIVVDITQTDQSSEPPPSTPKKVNRLKSFIFRRKPKDSVNKLAKKLSAVGVVEELFEEGSAMLAERLGNDSSAEKTSNVFTCAICQAILVPSKGVSVHAGSIFSTNSKPWEGPFLCDDCRNKKDAMEGKRRSGVKVL is encoded by the exons ATGGCGGGCGGAGACGGCGAGCGCCGCCGCCGCCATAGCAGCGGCGCGATGGTGCCCCTCGCGCTGCTGATCGGCGAGGAGGCGAGGATGGAGAAGATGGAGCGGCCGCGCATCCGCTACGGCTGCGCCGCCCAGTCCAAGAAGGGCGAGGACTACTTCCTCATCAGGACCGACTGCTGCCGCGTTCTTGGCgacccttcctcttccttctccgtgTTCGCG gtCCTTGATGGGCATAATGGTAATGCAGCAGCAATATATACAAGAGACAACTTGTTGAATCATGTCATGGGTGCAATTCCCCATGGGCTTGGGCGGGAAGATTGGCTTCAAGCTCTGCCGCGTGCTTTGGTTGCTGGATTTGTCAAGACTGATAAAGAATTCCAGAGAAAAG GACAAACATCTGGAACCACTGTTACATTTGTGATAATTGATGGATGGACAATCACTGTTGCGTCAGTTGGTGATTCTCGATGCATTTTGGATGCACAGGGAGGGGTGATTTCTGCATTGACTGTTGATCATAGGCTAGAAGAAAATGTTGAAGA GAGGGAACGTGTTACTGCTAGTGGAGGTGAAGTGGGAAGGCTCAGCATTGTAGGTGGTGCTGAG ATAGGTCCCCTTCGCTGTTGGCCAGGAGGATTATGCCTATCCAGATCAATAGGAGACATGGATGTTGGGGAATTTATTGTTCCAGTACCTTATGTGAAGCAAATCAAG CTTTTAAAAGCTGGGGGAAGACTTATAATTGCTTCAGATGGTATTTGGGATGCCCTGACCTCTGATATGGCTGCAAACTCTTGCCGAGGATTGCCTGCAGAGCTTGCTGCCAGACAAGTTGTTAAG GAAGCACTTAGGACAAGGGGGTTGAAGGATGACACTACTTGCATTGTTGTTGATATAACTCAAACTGATCAATCATCAGAACCTCCTCCATCCACTCCAAAAAAGGTGAACAGACTCAAGTCTTTCATCTTCAGGAGAAAGCCAAAGGATTCTGTTAATAAGCTAGCAAAGAAGCTTTCTGCAGTTGGTGTAGTTGAGGAACTATTTGAAGAGGGTTCAGCAATGCTTGCAGAAAG GCTAGGGAATGACTCATCGGCGGAAAAAACATCGAATGTGTTCACATGCGCTATATGCCAGGCGATCCTTGTTCCAAGCAAAGGAGTATCCGTTCATGCTGGCTCCATCTTCTCCACCAACTCGAAGCCTTGGGAAGGTCCCTTCCTCTGTGATGATTGCCGCAACAAAAAGGACGCTATGGAAGGAAAACGCCGAAGTGGAGTCAAAGTGCTGTAG